A stretch of the Erwinia sp. SLM-02 genome encodes the following:
- a CDS encoding carbohydrate ABC transporter permease, giving the protein MSALLRLMGHRAGILCYLIFALFPLYWVIKISLTPDPLLFSEGVRLWPAALTLDHFRRVLVESEFPTFFTNSLIVSFGTAALSTVVAAAAGYAFSRFGFRGKTVMAAALLFTQMFPLVMILAPIYKVMAPLGLTNSLLGLILVYSAFNVPFATFLMQSFFDAIPKDLEESAMLEGCTRFQALYRVLMPLTLPGMAATLGFVFTAAWSELLFSLMLINKNEVMTFPVGLLSFVSKFAVSWGDMMAAAVLALIPACLFFAFIQRYLIQGLTAGAVKG; this is encoded by the coding sequence ATGAGTGCGCTGTTACGTTTGATGGGCCATCGTGCCGGTATCCTGTGTTATCTGATCTTTGCGCTGTTTCCCCTGTACTGGGTAATCAAAATTTCACTGACCCCGGACCCCCTGCTGTTCAGCGAGGGCGTCCGGCTGTGGCCTGCGGCGCTGACCCTCGATCACTTTCGGCGCGTGCTGGTGGAGAGTGAGTTCCCGACCTTCTTCACCAACAGCCTGATCGTCTCGTTCGGTACGGCCGCGCTGTCGACGGTGGTGGCGGCGGCGGCAGGGTATGCGTTTTCCCGCTTTGGCTTTCGCGGCAAAACCGTGATGGCCGCGGCGCTGCTGTTTACCCAGATGTTCCCGCTGGTGATGATCCTGGCGCCGATTTATAAGGTGATGGCACCGCTGGGGCTGACCAACAGCCTGCTGGGACTGATCCTGGTTTACAGCGCGTTCAACGTGCCGTTCGCCACGTTTCTGATGCAGTCGTTTTTCGATGCCATTCCGAAAGATCTTGAAGAGTCAGCGATGCTGGAAGGCTGTACCCGTTTTCAGGCGCTGTATCGCGTGCTGATGCCGCTGACTCTGCCGGGGATGGCCGCCACGCTGGGGTTTGTCTTTACCGCCGCCTGGAGCGAGCTGCTGTTCTCACTGATGCTGATTAATAAAAACGAAGTGATGACCTTCCCGGTCGGCCTGCTGAGCTTCGTGTCTAAATTCGCCGTTTCATGGGGAGATATGATGGCCGCCGCGGTGCTGGCGCTGATCCCCGCCTGTCTGTTTTTCGCCTTCATTCAGCGCTACCTGATCCAGGGGCTGACGGCTGGCGCGGTAAAAGGATAA
- a CDS encoding LysE family translocator, whose translation MLETSLFVATIAALGMLSPGPDFFLIIKNAARYRRSAALMSALGVNCAVATHMAYCVAGLAVVITTTPWLFMLLKYAGAGYLIYIGIQALISRGGGKMDLSHVAPEQTSLKKAFLQGYLCNLLNPKATLFFLSIFTQVLNVNSDISEKLLYAGIILGLSALWWPLLVVLIQSAPVRRGLAKAQRIVDKLLGGVLIALGIKVALS comes from the coding sequence ATGTTAGAAACCAGTTTATTTGTCGCCACCATTGCGGCACTGGGGATGCTCTCCCCGGGGCCTGATTTTTTCCTGATTATCAAAAACGCCGCCCGCTATCGTCGCAGCGCGGCGCTGATGAGCGCGCTCGGCGTTAACTGTGCCGTCGCCACCCATATGGCCTACTGCGTCGCCGGGCTGGCGGTGGTGATCACCACCACGCCGTGGCTGTTTATGCTGCTGAAATACGCCGGTGCGGGCTACCTGATTTATATCGGCATTCAGGCGCTGATTTCGCGCGGCGGCGGCAAGATGGATCTCAGCCACGTTGCGCCGGAACAGACCTCGCTGAAGAAAGCCTTCCTGCAGGGCTACCTGTGCAATCTGCTGAACCCCAAGGCCACGCTGTTCTTCCTGTCGATTTTTACCCAGGTCCTGAACGTGAACTCCGACATCAGTGAAAAGCTGCTGTATGCCGGTATCATCCTCGGTCTTTCGGCGCTGTGGTGGCCGCTGCTGGTGGTGTTAATCCAGAGCGCGCCGGTGCGTCGCGGACTGGCTAAAGCCCAGCGAATTGTGGACAAACTGCTGGGCGGCGTACTCATCGCGCTGGGGATTAAAGTCGCTCTCTCCTGA
- a CDS encoding carbohydrate ABC transporter permease → MKLDTPAGRVASAPRFSRLRMLAEPWLYLSPTLVLIGLFIFVPMTIGISYAFQNIQLLNPMDSGWVGLDNFRQMFDDRRFYKALGHTVNWTLTSLALQFALGLGLALLLNREFPLRRWAQALVFLPWAVPAFLSGLTWSWLLNPVIGILPHWLVDLHVLSEPYNILSDPQLALYGPVIANVWFGIPFFAITLLAALQSIPKDLYEAASMDGASGWQQFKRVTLPFLAPMIAITVMLRTIWIANFADLIVVMTDGGPAGSTSILSSYIFTTAYRRLDFGYASAMAVFLLVLMTCYALVLLRIRQRLLK, encoded by the coding sequence ATGAAGCTTGATACCCCCGCTGGCCGCGTCGCCAGCGCCCCGCGCTTTTCTCGCCTGCGTATGCTGGCCGAGCCGTGGCTCTACCTCAGCCCGACGCTGGTGCTGATCGGACTGTTTATTTTTGTGCCGATGACGATCGGCATTTCCTATGCCTTCCAGAATATACAGCTGCTCAATCCCATGGACAGCGGCTGGGTCGGCCTGGATAACTTCCGCCAGATGTTTGACGATCGGCGCTTCTACAAGGCGCTGGGCCATACCGTGAACTGGACGCTGACCTCGCTGGCGCTGCAGTTTGCCTTAGGGCTGGGGCTGGCGCTGCTGCTGAACCGCGAGTTCCCGCTGCGACGCTGGGCGCAGGCGCTGGTGTTTCTGCCGTGGGCGGTGCCGGCGTTTTTATCCGGCCTGACCTGGTCATGGCTGCTTAACCCGGTGATCGGTATTTTGCCGCACTGGCTGGTGGATCTGCACGTGCTCAGCGAGCCGTACAATATCCTCTCCGATCCGCAGCTGGCGCTGTACGGACCGGTGATCGCCAACGTCTGGTTCGGCATTCCTTTTTTTGCCATCACCCTGCTTGCCGCGCTGCAGTCGATCCCGAAGGATCTGTATGAGGCCGCATCGATGGACGGCGCCAGCGGCTGGCAGCAGTTTAAGCGCGTGACGCTGCCGTTCCTGGCCCCGATGATCGCCATTACCGTGATGCTGCGAACCATCTGGATCGCCAACTTTGCCGATCTGATCGTGGTGATGACCGACGGCGGCCCCGCAGGCTCCACGTCGATCCTTTCCAGCTACATCTTTACCACCGCCTACCGCAGGCTGGACTTCGGCTATGCCTCGGCGATGGCGGTATTCCTGCTGGTGCTGATGACCTGCTACGCGCTGGTGCTGCTGCGCATCCGCCAGCGCCTGTTGAAATAA
- a CDS encoding ABC transporter ATP-binding protein gives MAQISLSQIQKRYGNVEVLRNIDLTIADGEFVVLVGPSGCGKSTLLRTIAGLELASSGDIRIGSRLMNEVAPKDRDISMVFQSYALYPHLTVARNMGFSLEVQKRPKAEIEAAVQRAAEILSLTHLLDRRPKELSGGQRQRVAMGRAIVRQPQVFLFDEPLSNLDAQLRGQMRVEIKKLHQQLSNTIVYVTHDQVEAMTLADRIVVLNHGVIQQVGTPLELYDTPANKFVASFIGSPPMNFINGRVQSGDRGACVEVNARLVLPLGMRDGIAAGKEVIYGIRPENITLCDLADEGALPLQVSLVEPTGLSELIHGTLQGIPLMIYSTLRSGAQAGDTLGIALDVARVQLFDADSQIRL, from the coding sequence ATGGCTCAAATTTCTCTGTCACAAATCCAGAAGCGCTACGGCAACGTTGAAGTGCTGCGTAATATCGATCTGACCATCGCCGACGGTGAGTTTGTGGTGCTGGTGGGGCCATCGGGCTGCGGTAAATCCACCCTGCTGCGTACCATTGCCGGGCTGGAGCTGGCCAGCAGCGGGGATATCCGCATCGGCAGCCGCCTGATGAATGAGGTGGCACCAAAAGATCGCGATATTTCAATGGTGTTTCAGAGCTATGCGCTCTATCCGCACCTGACCGTGGCGCGCAATATGGGCTTCAGCCTGGAGGTACAAAAGCGCCCTAAGGCGGAAATTGAGGCGGCTGTGCAGCGTGCGGCAGAGATCCTCAGCCTGACGCACCTGCTGGACCGGCGGCCGAAAGAGCTGTCCGGCGGGCAGCGCCAGCGCGTGGCGATGGGGCGGGCTATTGTGCGCCAGCCGCAGGTGTTTCTGTTTGATGAGCCGCTCTCTAACCTGGATGCTCAGCTTCGCGGTCAGATGCGGGTGGAGATAAAAAAACTGCATCAGCAGCTGAGCAATACCATTGTGTACGTCACCCACGATCAGGTGGAGGCGATGACCCTGGCCGATCGCATCGTGGTGCTGAATCACGGCGTTATTCAGCAGGTCGGTACGCCGCTGGAACTGTATGACACGCCGGCCAATAAATTTGTCGCCAGTTTCATCGGTTCACCGCCGATGAACTTTATTAACGGGCGGGTTCAGAGCGGCGATCGCGGTGCGTGCGTCGAGGTCAACGCCCGGCTGGTGCTGCCGCTGGGGATGCGTGACGGTATCGCGGCAGGTAAAGAGGTGATATACGGCATTCGCCCGGAAAACATCACGCTGTGCGATCTCGCCGACGAGGGCGCGCTGCCGCTACAGGTGTCGCTGGTGGAACCGACCGGGCTGTCCGAGCTGATTCACGGCACGCTGCAGGGCATTCCGCTGATGATCTACAGCACGCTGCGCTCGGGTGCACAGGCGGGGGATACCCTCGGTATCGCGCTGGACGTGGCAAGAGTGCAGCTGTTTGATGCGGACAGCCAGATCCGTTTATAG